The Kitasatospora sp. NBC_00374 genome has a segment encoding these proteins:
- a CDS encoding Gfo/Idh/MocA family protein, with amino-acid sequence MPVGVIGLGNIAQKAYLPVLGALPGLELRLMTRDRAKLDRIGDAYRVEHRFCDLDELVRSGIRAAFVHAPTEHHYVIVMRLLEAGVDVLVDKPLSYDLAESRRMVETARELGRSLMVGFNRRFAPAYAAALEHPRDLAVLQKDRHGGTGDVRTIVLDDFIHLVDTLRMLAPADAGQVSVRGRVDEAGNLHHVVLQLCGEDFTGLAVMNRASGSGGEVLQTAGRDRRRDVVNLSDVTEHDGAPRLLRGADWESVGRRRGIDGMCRHFLDAVRAGRRLDAQDALATHELCEQVITALAPAA; translated from the coding sequence ATGCCGGTCGGTGTCATAGGGCTGGGCAATATCGCGCAGAAGGCATACCTTCCGGTACTCGGTGCACTGCCCGGGCTGGAGCTGCGGCTGATGACCCGCGACCGGGCCAAACTCGACCGCATCGGCGACGCCTACCGGGTGGAGCACCGCTTCTGTGACCTCGATGAGCTGGTCCGGTCGGGCATCCGCGCGGCGTTCGTCCACGCCCCGACCGAGCACCACTACGTGATCGTGATGCGGCTCCTGGAGGCAGGCGTCGACGTGTTGGTCGACAAGCCGCTCTCCTACGACCTGGCCGAAAGCCGACGGATGGTGGAGACGGCCCGCGAGCTCGGGCGGTCGCTGATGGTCGGCTTCAACCGGCGCTTCGCACCCGCCTACGCCGCGGCGCTCGAGCACCCCCGGGACCTGGCGGTGCTGCAGAAGGACCGCCACGGCGGCACCGGGGACGTGCGCACGATCGTGCTCGACGACTTCATCCACCTCGTCGACACCCTGCGCATGCTGGCCCCCGCCGACGCCGGACAGGTGAGCGTGCGTGGCAGGGTCGACGAGGCGGGCAACCTGCACCATGTCGTGCTGCAGCTCTGTGGGGAGGACTTCACGGGACTGGCCGTGATGAACCGCGCCAGTGGTTCGGGTGGTGAAGTTCTGCAGACTGCCGGCAGGGACCGGCGCCGTGATGTCGTCAACCTCTCCGATGTCACGGAGCACGACGGTGCGCCGCGGCTGCTGCGCGGCGCCGACTGGGAGTCGGTGGGGCGTCGCCGTGGTATCGACGGAATGTGCCGTCACTTCCTCGACGCCGTCCGGGCGGGCCGTCGGCTCGACGCCCAGGATGCCCTGGCCACCCATGAGCTCTGCGAGCAGGTCATCACCGCGCTGGCGCCGGCCGCCTAG
- a CDS encoding Gfo/Idh/MocA family protein produces MDSAHERPIRWGILATGGIAAAFTEDLHRTPGAVVAAVASRDAGTARAFAARHAIPRAHGSWRDLADDPDVDVVYVATPHGHHHPAVEMLLDAERPVLCEKPLTVNSVQARELITLARERGTFLMEAMWMLLNPALRKAADLLADGAIGEVRSLRAELGWRAEVDQRHRLRDITAGGGALLDVGAYPVALAHFLLGSPDRIHAQAQLTPEGVDEHTSILLGHPGGATASLTCSFAATLSQAAVVYGTRGRIDIPANLFNPHGIVLHREGAEPMHFPAPAVIGHGYGPEAAEVMRCLRAGQTESPLVPLDGTLAVLRTMDAVRQRIGLRYPHDDHV; encoded by the coding sequence GTGGACTCGGCTCATGAACGTCCCATCCGCTGGGGCATCCTGGCCACCGGGGGTATCGCCGCGGCGTTCACCGAGGATCTTCACCGAACACCGGGCGCGGTGGTCGCGGCCGTCGCCTCCCGCGACGCAGGGACGGCACGCGCATTCGCAGCCCGGCACGCGATCCCGCGAGCGCACGGATCGTGGCGGGACCTGGCCGACGATCCAGACGTGGACGTGGTGTACGTTGCCACGCCGCACGGCCACCATCATCCGGCCGTCGAGATGCTGCTGGACGCCGAGCGGCCCGTGCTCTGCGAGAAGCCCCTCACCGTGAACAGCGTGCAGGCGCGGGAACTGATCACCCTCGCCCGCGAGCGCGGCACGTTCCTGATGGAGGCCATGTGGATGCTCCTCAACCCCGCCCTGCGCAAGGCTGCCGATCTCCTCGCCGACGGTGCGATCGGCGAGGTCCGCTCCCTGCGCGCCGAACTCGGCTGGCGTGCCGAGGTCGACCAACGGCATCGGCTCCGCGACATTACCGCGGGCGGCGGCGCCCTGCTCGACGTCGGCGCCTACCCTGTCGCGTTGGCGCACTTCCTGCTCGGCAGCCCGGACCGCATCCACGCGCAGGCCCAGCTGACGCCGGAAGGCGTGGACGAGCACACGAGCATCCTGCTCGGCCACCCCGGCGGGGCCACCGCATCGCTGACCTGTTCCTTCGCCGCCACCTTGAGCCAGGCCGCCGTCGTCTACGGCACACGTGGACGCATCGATATCCCGGCGAACCTGTTCAACCCGCACGGGATCGTCCTCCATCGCGAGGGAGCCGAACCGATGCACTTTCCCGCCCCGGCCGTCATCGGCCACGGCTACGGACCGGAGGCCGCCGAGGTGATGCGCTGCCTGCGAGCCGGGCAGACCGAGTCGCCACTGGTGCCCCTGGACGGCACACTCGCGGTTCTCCGTACGATGGATGCCGTTCGGCAGCGGATCGGCCTGAGATACCCGCACGACGACCACGTCTGA
- a CDS encoding tetratricopeptide repeat protein, giving the protein MADADGVGADTGEAGEFCRLLARHRVRAGLTQEELATAAGISLRAVGDMERGRTRGPQRRTVRALAEVLRLDAGQAAALERAARAGRPRGARAAGWSTTAAAPAAGGTDGNGTDESATDGNGTDENGTDENGLDDGTTGEAADAAATAAGTYALALPRDIADFTARADALTLIAELAQDGESAHTRVALISGQPGLGKTAFALHTAHSLARFFPDGQLSLDLRGMAPTPLPAREALGQLLRALGVGDGAVPAGTEERAGLYRALVRERRLVLVLDNAADESQVRPLLPGSGPALTIVTSRHTLPGLESVHRLQLDALTPAEAALLVGRIAGPDRIAAEPDATAELAGLCGYLPLALRIAGQRLVARPQQTVGHLVRQLTAEEDRLDVLETGDLAVRPAFALSYRKLPAETRQVLRRCALTAGYDVSAAVVAAYADLPVRRTERHLEQLTDAGLVQLSTPERYRLHDLVRLYAGERLAAEETAAGVDAAREKAGSRLLRRAAAAGRLFNPDPAEDDSDGDPDPATAPENLTEAARWLEEESPEWLAALRRAFAAGRHREVIDTAEAMHWFSDRLLSWDIWAEVFQLSVDAARACGDRTAETVHLNYLAWTYVTCLHQYRRGVDLAGEALELARTIGDREQEGWASAYLASGLRRLLRHQEAIDTYQQAADVFATVSNRSAQLGRMVTLRGAANCLRETGRVEEAVETRRLALVGAMELLEVWSSPLPHLMAAFTAHELGLDRAELKHWAAAEKAYRQALVHFEAVGRPDSTTKTLTELGTALIEQGRADEAREILTEALTDLGADGSRHGTRRDTTAPHTSR; this is encoded by the coding sequence ATGGCTGATGCGGACGGCGTGGGTGCGGACACCGGCGAGGCCGGCGAGTTCTGCCGGCTGCTGGCCCGCCACCGGGTGCGGGCGGGGCTGACGCAGGAAGAGCTCGCCACGGCGGCCGGGATCAGCCTGCGCGCCGTCGGGGACATGGAACGCGGCCGCACCCGGGGGCCGCAGCGGCGCACCGTCCGGGCCCTGGCGGAGGTGCTGCGCCTGGACGCGGGCCAGGCCGCCGCACTCGAACGGGCCGCCCGGGCCGGCCGCCCCCGGGGCGCGCGGGCGGCCGGGTGGTCCACCACCGCGGCCGCACCCGCCGCGGGCGGCACGGACGGGAACGGCACGGACGAGAGCGCCACGGACGGGAACGGCACGGACGAGAACGGCACGGACGAGAACGGCTTGGACGACGGCACCACGGGCGAGGCCGCCGACGCCGCTGCGACGGCGGCGGGGACGTACGCCCTGGCGCTGCCCCGCGACATCGCCGACTTCACCGCCCGGGCGGACGCCCTGACCCTGATCGCGGAGCTGGCCCAGGACGGTGAATCGGCCCACACCCGGGTCGCGCTGATCAGCGGTCAGCCCGGCCTGGGCAAGACCGCCTTCGCCCTCCACACGGCCCATTCGCTGGCCCGCTTCTTCCCGGACGGGCAGCTCTCGCTGGACCTGCGGGGCATGGCCCCGACGCCCCTCCCGGCCCGCGAGGCCCTCGGCCAGCTCCTGCGGGCCCTCGGTGTGGGCGACGGTGCGGTGCCCGCCGGTACGGAGGAGCGGGCCGGTCTCTACCGCGCCCTGGTCCGCGAGCGTCGGCTCGTCCTGGTGCTGGACAACGCCGCCGACGAGAGTCAGGTCCGGCCGCTGCTGCCCGGCTCCGGGCCGGCCCTGACCATCGTCACCAGCCGGCACACCCTGCCCGGGCTCGAATCCGTCCACCGCCTGCAACTCGACGCTCTCACCCCGGCCGAGGCCGCGCTCCTGGTCGGCCGCATCGCCGGCCCCGACCGGATCGCCGCCGAGCCGGACGCCACCGCCGAACTGGCCGGCCTGTGCGGCTACCTGCCGCTCGCCCTGCGGATCGCCGGCCAGCGCCTGGTCGCCCGCCCGCAGCAGACGGTCGGCCACCTCGTACGCCAACTCACCGCCGAGGAGGACCGGCTGGACGTGCTGGAGACCGGCGACCTGGCGGTGCGTCCGGCCTTCGCCCTCTCCTACCGCAAGCTGCCCGCCGAGACGCGGCAGGTGCTGCGCCGCTGCGCGCTGACCGCCGGGTACGACGTCTCCGCCGCCGTGGTCGCCGCCTACGCGGACCTGCCCGTGCGGCGGACCGAGCGCCACCTGGAGCAGCTCACCGACGCCGGACTGGTGCAGCTCTCCACCCCGGAGCGCTACCGCCTGCACGATCTGGTCCGGCTCTACGCGGGCGAGCGGCTCGCCGCCGAGGAGACCGCGGCGGGCGTGGACGCCGCCCGCGAGAAGGCCGGCAGCCGGCTGTTGCGCCGGGCCGCCGCGGCCGGCCGGCTCTTCAACCCGGACCCCGCCGAGGACGACTCCGACGGTGACCCGGACCCGGCCACCGCCCCGGAGAACCTGACCGAGGCCGCGCGCTGGCTCGAGGAGGAGAGCCCGGAGTGGCTGGCCGCCCTGCGCCGGGCCTTCGCCGCCGGACGGCACCGCGAGGTCATCGACACCGCCGAGGCCATGCACTGGTTCTCCGACCGGCTCCTGAGCTGGGACATCTGGGCCGAGGTCTTTCAGCTCTCCGTCGACGCCGCCCGCGCCTGTGGTGACCGGACGGCCGAGACCGTCCACCTGAACTACCTGGCCTGGACGTACGTCACCTGCCTGCACCAGTACCGGCGAGGGGTGGATCTCGCCGGCGAGGCCCTGGAGTTGGCCCGGACGATCGGTGACCGCGAGCAGGAGGGCTGGGCGTCGGCCTACCTCGCCAGCGGGCTCCGGCGGCTGCTCCGGCACCAGGAGGCCATCGACACCTACCAGCAGGCCGCCGACGTCTTCGCCACCGTGTCCAACCGGTCCGCCCAGCTGGGCCGGATGGTCACCCTGCGCGGCGCGGCCAACTGCCTGCGCGAGACCGGACGGGTCGAGGAGGCGGTGGAGACCCGCCGCCTCGCCCTGGTCGGCGCCATGGAGCTGCTGGAGGTCTGGTCCTCGCCGCTTCCCCACCTCATGGCCGCGTTCACGGCCCACGAACTCGGCCTCGACCGCGCGGAGTTGAAGCACTGGGCCGCCGCCGAGAAGGCCTACCGGCAGGCCTTGGTCCACTTCGAGGCGGTGGGCCGCCCCGACAGCACGACCAAGACCCTCACCGAACTGGGCACGGCCCTGATCGAGCAGGGCCGCGCCGACGAGGCCCGCGAAATTCTCACCGAGGCGCTGACCGACCTCGGTGCGGACGGCAGCCGGCACGGCACCCGCCGGGACACCACGGCGCCGCACACGTCCCGGTAG
- a CDS encoding SagB/ThcOx family dehydrogenase: MSDHLSRNSHVATVAAFGQQHTSVSMYSATTVVRAPESVVRGRWNPAVDGFVGEDLLLNHRRSGRDLGMQLGVSRFYGHDAVLSSAHSDLQERLDGAIALPAHRRLRSGLTATVAARRSGRQFSGKPASVEELATVLWHAQGVSGSLPVPTAQDGDAAVALRNAPSGGGLYPVRLAVLAQHVRGMAPGAYEYQPHSHTLFPYQTVRPVELSRQLWTADVELDKVAFALVYVYDLYVNSQKYGDSGLVFALIEVGGISQNVHLARTSLGMIGCDQGGYDKQTLEKTLGCDGTSRHVVHLTLLGHGEA; the protein is encoded by the coding sequence GTGTCCGACCACCTGAGCCGCAACAGCCACGTGGCGACGGTGGCGGCGTTCGGCCAGCAGCACACCTCCGTGTCGATGTACAGCGCGACGACGGTGGTGCGGGCGCCCGAGTCGGTGGTGCGCGGCCGGTGGAATCCGGCCGTGGACGGCTTCGTGGGTGAGGACCTGCTGCTCAACCACCGCCGCAGCGGGCGGGATCTCGGGATGCAGCTGGGGGTGTCCAGGTTCTACGGCCACGACGCCGTACTCTCCAGTGCCCACAGCGACCTCCAGGAGCGGCTGGACGGGGCGATCGCCCTGCCCGCCCACCGGCGGCTGCGCAGTGGCCTGACGGCGACGGTCGCCGCCCGGCGCAGCGGCCGCCAGTTCTCGGGCAAGCCGGCGTCGGTCGAGGAACTGGCCACCGTCCTGTGGCACGCGCAGGGGGTATCGGGGAGTCTGCCGGTGCCGACCGCCCAGGACGGCGATGCCGCGGTGGCGCTGCGCAACGCGCCCTCCGGAGGCGGGCTCTACCCCGTCCGGCTGGCGGTGCTCGCCCAGCACGTGAGGGGCATGGCGCCCGGCGCCTACGAGTACCAGCCGCACAGCCACACCCTGTTCCCGTACCAGACCGTGCGGCCGGTCGAGTTGAGCCGGCAGCTGTGGACGGCGGACGTGGAGCTCGACAAGGTCGCCTTCGCCCTGGTGTACGTCTACGACCTGTACGTCAACTCGCAGAAGTACGGGGACAGCGGGCTGGTGTTCGCGTTGATCGAGGTCGGCGGGATCTCGCAGAACGTGCACCTGGCCCGGACCTCGCTCGGCATGATCGGTTGCGACCAGGGCGGGTACGACAAGCAGACGCTGGAGAAGACCCTCGGCTGCGACGGCACGTCGCGCCATGTCGTCCACCTGACGCTCCTCGGACACGGAGAGGCCTGA
- a CDS encoding caspase family protein, giving the protein MDGRRLALIIANDEYTDEGLRQLQSPAQDAVELGGVLGEPQVGGFDVEIIRNESAHDAEARIEDFFVDCGPDDLLLLHFSCHGLKNESGELFFAASNTRPNRLASTAIPADFVHRCLRDSRSRQKVLLLDCCYGGAFTQGSRVRASGDLNVLDSFDGGKADRGRGWAAITASNGMEYAFEGDHLAEEGERQASVFTSSVVEGLVTGDADRDEDGRISLDELYDYVFDRVRDRNPHQTPSRIVELQGDLYVARSRRRRVHADPIPQDLREALTHVNVFTRLGAITELRSRLDNPDLPIALGAFEALSEIAKKDIRMVAQAAEQALAEAAPNPDQREVDFGVVVQGAPDPSQVVHLLGPPVAHSCVPVASDSWLRAVESDDGVTISLDTLDPGSRHGEIVLTGATGTATIQVNATVTTPRSAPPQPPTTGPESDGPPPSDTSRGKSTTQPSDPGSGQRRRPAPPNVSGPSDPTHAPGDPRPRPVSSKQALILAIAALPLSIVFGIGGILAVFALRAVHTSNTIMKNSPDAYRGEVVNRTSQALAWVAIVVSVVFLVADIAELAAGH; this is encoded by the coding sequence ATGGACGGAAGACGCCTGGCCCTGATCATCGCTAATGACGAGTACACGGATGAGGGGCTCAGGCAGCTCCAATCACCCGCGCAGGATGCGGTCGAGCTGGGCGGTGTCCTGGGTGAGCCCCAGGTCGGTGGCTTTGATGTGGAGATCATCCGGAACGAGTCCGCGCACGATGCCGAAGCGCGCATCGAGGACTTCTTCGTCGATTGCGGCCCCGACGATCTTCTGCTCCTGCACTTCTCGTGTCACGGGCTCAAGAATGAATCCGGGGAGCTCTTCTTCGCAGCCTCCAACACCCGGCCGAATCGGCTGGCATCCACCGCGATCCCCGCCGACTTCGTGCACCGGTGCCTACGCGACAGCCGGTCCCGGCAAAAGGTCCTGCTCCTCGACTGCTGCTACGGCGGGGCTTTCACGCAGGGCTCGCGTGTGCGCGCGTCCGGCGATCTGAATGTGCTCGACTCCTTTGACGGTGGCAAGGCCGATCGGGGGCGCGGCTGGGCCGCCATCACTGCTTCCAACGGCATGGAGTACGCGTTTGAAGGCGACCATCTGGCAGAGGAGGGCGAGCGGCAGGCATCGGTTTTCACCAGCTCGGTGGTCGAAGGACTCGTGACGGGCGACGCCGATCGTGACGAGGACGGGCGCATCTCGCTCGACGAACTGTACGACTACGTCTTCGACCGTGTCCGCGACCGGAATCCGCATCAGACGCCGAGCAGGATCGTCGAGCTGCAGGGCGACCTGTACGTGGCGCGCAGCCGACGGCGCCGGGTACACGCTGATCCGATACCGCAGGACCTGCGTGAGGCATTGACCCACGTCAACGTCTTCACCCGCCTCGGCGCCATCACTGAACTGCGGTCGCGCCTCGACAACCCCGATCTTCCGATCGCGCTCGGAGCCTTCGAAGCACTGTCGGAGATCGCGAAGAAGGACATTCGAATGGTTGCCCAGGCGGCCGAGCAGGCACTCGCCGAGGCTGCCCCGAACCCCGATCAGCGCGAGGTTGACTTCGGAGTCGTGGTTCAGGGCGCGCCGGACCCGTCCCAGGTCGTCCACCTGCTCGGACCGCCTGTTGCGCACTCCTGCGTTCCGGTGGCGTCGGACAGCTGGCTGCGGGCAGTCGAGTCCGACGACGGAGTCACGATCTCCCTGGACACCTTGGACCCGGGCTCTCGCCACGGCGAGATCGTTCTCACCGGCGCGACCGGCACGGCGACGATCCAGGTGAACGCCACCGTGACAACCCCACGGTCGGCACCACCGCAGCCGCCAACCACTGGTCCCGAGTCCGATGGACCGCCCCCGTCCGACACATCACGCGGGAAGTCAACGACGCAGCCCTCGGATCCGGGTTCGGGTCAACGGCGGCGGCCTGCTCCGCCCAACGTGTCCGGGCCATCCGATCCGACGCACGCGCCGGGCGATCCCCGGCCACGTCCCGTGAGCAGCAAGCAGGCCCTGATTCTGGCTATTGCCGCACTGCCACTGAGCATCGTGTTCGGTATCGGAGGGATCCTTGCGGTCTTCGCGCTGAGGGCCGTCCACACATCGAACACGATCATGAAGAACTCGCCGGATGCCTACCGCGGCGAAGTGGTCAACCGAACGTCCCAGGCCCTCGCCTGGGTAGCGATCGTGGTCTCAGTCGTCTTTCTGGTGGCCGATATCGCCGAGCTCGCGGCGGGCCACTGA
- a CDS encoding NlpC/P60 family protein has protein sequence MATHRRPKQPSRARVYVFTGAAATAVALTAQVSAHAAPAQPSKDEVKAQVDKLLEEQEQAAEKYNGAKERADQLHKQAEQLQDQVARGQAQLTELATGLAAVAADEYRQGGVDPSMQLMLSTDPDRYLAEASRFEQAANTQADTLKSLKDQQRRLDQQKQEAASVLAELDRSTQTLNDAKTDVQHKLQESQKLLGQLSVADRNAILRGTDDTASRSSGRIDPSTLPAAGGSAATAVKTALDQQGDPYKWAASGPDTFDCSGLMVFAYAKAGVSLPRTSQEQATVGTNVGTDIANAQPGDLVIYHNDRRHVGMYIGNGLVVHAPRAGDVVKTMKADAMPISTIRRV, from the coding sequence GTGGCCACTCACCGCCGTCCCAAGCAGCCGAGCCGTGCACGGGTCTACGTGTTCACCGGAGCCGCCGCCACCGCGGTCGCCCTGACGGCCCAGGTGAGCGCACACGCCGCGCCCGCCCAGCCGAGCAAGGACGAGGTGAAGGCCCAGGTCGACAAGCTCCTCGAGGAGCAGGAGCAGGCGGCCGAGAAGTACAACGGCGCCAAGGAACGGGCCGACCAACTGCACAAGCAGGCCGAGCAGCTGCAGGACCAGGTCGCCCGCGGCCAGGCCCAGCTGACCGAGCTGGCCACCGGCCTGGCCGCGGTCGCCGCCGACGAGTACCGCCAGGGCGGCGTCGATCCGTCGATGCAGCTGATGCTCTCCACCGACCCGGACAGGTACCTGGCCGAGGCGTCCCGCTTCGAGCAGGCCGCCAACACCCAGGCCGACACCCTGAAGTCGCTCAAGGACCAGCAGCGCCGGCTGGACCAGCAGAAACAGGAGGCCGCCTCGGTCCTCGCCGAGCTGGACCGCTCCACCCAGACGCTGAACGACGCCAAGACCGACGTGCAGCACAAGCTCCAGGAATCGCAGAAACTGCTCGGCCAGCTCAGCGTCGCGGACCGGAACGCGATCCTGCGCGGCACCGACGACACCGCCTCGCGCAGCTCCGGCCGCATCGACCCGTCCACCCTCCCCGCGGCCGGCGGCAGCGCCGCAACCGCCGTGAAGACCGCCCTCGACCAGCAGGGCGACCCGTACAAGTGGGCCGCCAGCGGCCCGGACACCTTCGACTGTTCCGGCCTCATGGTCTTCGCGTACGCGAAGGCCGGCGTCTCGCTGCCGCGCACCTCGCAGGAGCAGGCCACCGTCGGCACCAACGTCGGGACGGACATCGCCAACGCCCAGCCCGGCGACCTGGTCATCTACCACAACGACCGGCGTCACGTCGGCATGTACATCGGCAACGGCCTGGTGGTCCACGCGCCGCGCGCCGGTGACGTGGTGAAGACGATGAAGGCCGACGCCATGCCGATCTCCACCATCCGCCGGGTGTGA
- a CDS encoding GNAT family N-acetyltransferase, with product MLDGVPGQDLPVGFGFRPYRGDGDHGAMAAVRLGCAERDRVDAHSVVEGLPTAAEIAEASAELEEPSKNQILVVHGGSVVGYSTIRWWQERDDTWLYLHRGYLLPEHRHQGIGSAMLSWAEERIRQLVEHHGTARTAVIGANALASEQDATALLLATGYRRVFSLVELELGDLQQLPGRGSELPAGIRTGPIGTSHYGAAWRAVVDSYADTGFTQKWPFQDFVDNADPACWRAAWNGQDMVGVALCSIRRHDHTVGEVEELSVRRDQRRLGVGRALLLDGLRSLREQGATTARLFTGTANPHRSYDLYESVGFRRQNEYVRYRKPLA from the coding sequence ATGTTGGATGGCGTGCCAGGACAGGACCTTCCCGTCGGCTTCGGGTTCCGGCCGTATCGCGGCGACGGAGACCACGGCGCCATGGCCGCGGTGCGGCTGGGTTGTGCTGAACGGGACCGGGTCGATGCCCATTCGGTTGTGGAAGGGCTCCCCACCGCGGCCGAGATCGCCGAAGCCTCTGCCGAGCTGGAGGAGCCGTCCAAGAACCAGATCCTGGTAGTGCACGGCGGAAGCGTCGTCGGCTACTCGACGATCCGGTGGTGGCAAGAGCGGGACGATACATGGCTATATCTGCACCGCGGCTACCTCTTGCCGGAGCATCGCCACCAGGGCATCGGCTCAGCCATGCTGAGCTGGGCCGAAGAGCGAATCCGTCAACTCGTCGAACACCATGGAACGGCGCGGACGGCAGTGATCGGCGCGAACGCCCTGGCCTCCGAGCAGGACGCCACGGCGCTACTGCTGGCAACCGGCTATCGACGTGTCTTCAGCCTGGTCGAGCTGGAGCTGGGCGATCTGCAGCAATTGCCCGGGCGAGGCAGCGAACTGCCGGCCGGGATACGGACGGGCCCGATCGGGACAAGCCACTACGGTGCAGCCTGGAGGGCGGTCGTCGATTCGTATGCGGACACCGGTTTCACTCAGAAATGGCCTTTCCAGGACTTCGTCGACAACGCCGACCCGGCATGCTGGAGGGCTGCCTGGAACGGGCAGGACATGGTCGGCGTCGCCCTCTGCTCCATCCGCCGTCACGACCACACTGTGGGCGAGGTCGAGGAGCTGAGTGTCCGGAGGGACCAGCGACGCCTCGGAGTCGGCCGGGCCCTGCTGCTGGACGGGCTGCGAAGCCTTCGCGAGCAGGGTGCAACGACCGCCCGGCTGTTCACGGGCACGGCAAACCCGCACCGGTCCTACGATCTTTACGAGAGCGTGGGGTTCCGGCGGCAGAACGAGTACGTCCGTTACCGCAAGCCGCTTGCTTGA
- a CDS encoding ATP-binding protein, with translation MSEESKAYDAGAIVVLEGLEAVRKRPGMYIGSVGERGLHHLVFEVAEPALDEILTGTAGRVEITLTADGGVRVADDGTGLPVEHAGHIDGPPLETRLAVLFGGAQPANRRSLFGGHFGFGLGLAVVNALSDRLTADVRRGGARWVLAYERGVAVAPPTRTGPAGDSGTAITFRPDAEIFETREFSFDALAERFRELAFLNRDLDITLTDDRDPAAPRAIRFRFPGGPRDHIAEQRAPLHPDVIGFEREYSEMEGTVEVALRWCDSREERLASYANSLPTTGGGTHELGFRDGLAAAVNAYAREQQLLTPSDPDFIPTQLGAGLTAVVSVKLDRPEFEGATRDRLGNGPVRACVAEAVREHLAAWLRANPAQATTVLARISRTTRH, from the coding sequence ATGAGCGAGGAATCCAAGGCGTACGACGCCGGCGCGATCGTGGTTCTGGAGGGACTGGAGGCCGTTCGGAAGCGGCCCGGGATGTACATCGGATCGGTCGGTGAACGCGGCCTTCACCACCTGGTCTTCGAGGTCGCCGAGCCGGCGCTGGACGAGATCCTCACCGGCACCGCCGGCCGTGTCGAGATCACCCTCACCGCCGACGGCGGCGTCCGCGTCGCCGACGACGGCACGGGCCTCCCGGTCGAGCACGCCGGCCACATCGACGGCCCTCCGCTGGAGACCCGGTTGGCCGTGCTCTTCGGTGGGGCGCAGCCCGCCAACCGGCGCTCACTGTTCGGCGGCCACTTCGGCTTCGGCTTGGGACTGGCCGTCGTCAACGCACTGTCGGACCGCCTGACGGCCGATGTACGGCGCGGCGGCGCCCGCTGGGTGCTGGCGTACGAGCGAGGCGTAGCTGTCGCGCCGCCCACCCGTACTGGACCGGCCGGCGACAGCGGCACCGCGATCACCTTCCGGCCCGATGCCGAGATCTTCGAGACACGGGAGTTCTCGTTCGACGCCCTGGCCGAGCGCTTCAGGGAACTGGCCTTCCTGAACCGGGACTTGGACATCACCCTGACCGATGACCGCGACCCCGCGGCGCCCCGGGCCATCCGCTTCCGCTTCCCGGGCGGACCGAGGGACCACATCGCAGAGCAGCGCGCCCCCCTCCACCCGGACGTGATCGGCTTCGAGCGCGAGTACTCCGAAATGGAGGGAACCGTCGAGGTGGCTCTCCGCTGGTGCGACTCGCGCGAGGAGCGGCTGGCAAGCTACGCCAACAGCCTGCCGACCACTGGCGGCGGCACCCACGAGCTCGGCTTCCGCGACGGCCTGGCGGCCGCGGTCAACGCCTACGCCCGGGAGCAACAGCTGCTCACCCCGTCCGACCCCGACTTCATCCCCACCCAGCTCGGCGCGGGCCTGACGGCGGTCGTGTCGGTGAAGCTCGATCGCCCCGAGTTCGAGGGGGCCACCCGCGACCGACTGGGCAACGGACCCGTCCGCGCCTGCGTCGCCGAGGCCGTCCGAGAGCACCTGGCCGCCTGGCTCCGCGCCAACCCGGCGCAGGCGACGACCGTCCTCGCCCGGATCTCGAGGACCACCCGCCACTGA